One genomic segment of Aquipluma nitroreducens includes these proteins:
- a CDS encoding LacI family DNA-binding transcriptional regulator, which translates to MNRNKNAEPTIHDIARELEISASTVSRALNDNPRISLKTKEKIKAVADKLGYRPNTLASNLRNKKSNTIGIVVPLINRHFFSSVISGVEDVAFKAGFNVVISQSNDLAAKEISIVQSMFSNRVDGLIISIAMQTDTFDHLKLFSKKHIPLVFFDRAVPEIETDKIVVDDFAGAYRVTQHLIDQGYQRIGHLAGPQNLTTYLDRKNGYIDALRKNRIAFDESLIIVNTLTSEEGVLAVQQLMSLPEPPDAIFCGNDTTALSVMIYLRNKGIRIPEDIGIVGFSNEPFSKVVSPSISTIAQPGFEMGQKAAELIIRKIENKERTYQTITLPTELIIRESSSRK; encoded by the coding sequence ATGAATAGAAATAAGAATGCCGAACCAACCATTCATGACATCGCCAGAGAGCTGGAAATATCAGCATCAACCGTGTCGCGGGCTCTGAATGATAATCCGCGAATTAGCCTGAAAACAAAGGAAAAAATCAAAGCTGTGGCCGACAAATTGGGGTATCGCCCAAACACACTTGCGTCCAATCTCCGGAACAAAAAATCGAATACCATCGGTATCGTGGTTCCGTTGATAAACAGACATTTCTTTTCATCAGTAATTAGTGGTGTTGAAGATGTGGCATTTAAGGCCGGATTTAATGTGGTTATTTCGCAATCGAATGACCTTGCGGCAAAGGAAATCAGCATTGTGCAGTCAATGTTTTCGAACCGGGTTGATGGACTGATTATTTCCATCGCCATGCAGACAGACACTTTCGATCATTTGAAACTTTTTAGTAAAAAACACATTCCATTGGTGTTTTTCGACCGTGCTGTTCCCGAAATTGAAACCGATAAAATTGTAGTTGATGATTTTGCAGGAGCTTATAGGGTAACTCAGCATTTAATTGATCAGGGATACCAGCGAATTGGCCATCTTGCCGGACCACAAAACCTGACCACCTACCTCGACCGGAAAAACGGTTATATTGATGCACTTCGTAAAAATAGAATAGCTTTCGACGAATCTTTGATTATCGTGAACACGCTGACCAGCGAAGAAGGTGTGCTGGCTGTTCAGCAATTAATGAGCCTGCCGGAACCACCGGATGCCATATTCTGTGGAAATGACACGACTGCTCTCAGCGTTATGATTTATCTGCGGAATAAAGGAATTCGGATACCTGAAGATATCGGAATCGTAGGATTCAGTAATGAACCCTTTTCAAAAGTTGTTTCGCCTTCTATTTCAACCATCGCGCAACCAGGCTTTGAAATGGGACAAAAAGCGGCTGAATTGATTATCCGCAAAATTGAAAATAAAGAACGGACTTACCAGACCATTACATTGCCTACCGAATTGATCATAAGGGAATCATCGAGTAGAAAATAG
- a CDS encoding gluconate 5-dehydrogenase, giving the protein MNKLFDLTGKVALITGGTHGIGMAIGKVLGQAGAKICVNDLSEEKLEACKAQYKAAGIDVFTVVFNVTDEADVDRGISIIEKEVGSVDILVNNAGIIKRIPILDMPVADFKQVIDVDLVAPLIVGKRVAPGMIAKRSGKIINMCSMMSVYGRNSVSAYASAKGGLKLLTANMCCEWAKYNLQINGIGPGYIVTAQTGPIRENGHPFNDLVMTRTPAGRWGEPEDVANAALFLASKASNFVNGHILYVDGGILANFGYVKGENEIPM; this is encoded by the coding sequence ATGAATAAATTATTTGATTTAACCGGAAAAGTTGCCCTGATTACCGGTGGAACTCATGGTATTGGAATGGCCATTGGCAAAGTGCTGGGCCAGGCAGGTGCTAAAATTTGTGTGAATGATTTGAGTGAAGAAAAACTCGAAGCTTGCAAAGCACAATACAAAGCTGCCGGCATCGATGTTTTTACTGTTGTATTTAATGTAACAGATGAAGCTGATGTTGATCGGGGAATTTCAATTATTGAGAAAGAAGTTGGTTCTGTAGATATTTTGGTTAATAATGCAGGAATCATTAAACGTATCCCAATTCTTGATATGCCAGTTGCCGATTTTAAACAGGTTATTGATGTTGATTTGGTTGCACCATTGATCGTTGGGAAACGTGTTGCCCCGGGAATGATAGCCAAGCGTTCAGGTAAAATCATAAATATGTGTTCGATGATGAGCGTTTATGGTCGTAATTCTGTTTCTGCATATGCTTCAGCAAAAGGCGGTTTAAAACTGTTGACAGCAAACATGTGCTGCGAATGGGCTAAATATAACCTTCAGATTAATGGTATTGGACCTGGTTACATTGTAACTGCTCAAACGGGCCCAATTCGCGAAAATGGTCATCCTTTCAACGATTTGGTGATGACCCGTACGCCAGCAGGTCGTTGGGGCGAACCCGAAGATGTTGCAAACGCCGCACTTTTTCTTGCATCAAAAGCCAGTAATTTTGTGAACGGACATATCCTTTATGTTGATGGTGGTATCCTTGCCAATTTTGGTTATGTGAAAGGTGAAAATGAAATTCCGATGTAA
- a CDS encoding DUF4293 domain-containing protein — protein sequence MIQRIQSVYLLVSTLLLGLLFLLPFAEIVKDGAIYTFNFKGILLDGAVQQSGIAISVFIVVLMALHGFAISSFKNRKRQKMIVIYIILMLLVLFGLFIYYTYLSFSGAQIGLKIGAILPLVAIVIDYLAIRAIDKDEALIRSIDRIR from the coding sequence ATGATACAACGAATTCAATCTGTATATCTTTTAGTTTCTACCCTTTTACTTGGTCTTTTGTTTTTATTGCCCTTTGCCGAAATCGTTAAAGACGGCGCTATTTACACCTTTAATTTTAAAGGAATTTTATTGGATGGTGCAGTTCAGCAGAGTGGTATAGCTATCTCCGTTTTTATAGTAGTTCTTATGGCTTTGCATGGTTTTGCCATTTCAAGTTTTAAGAACCGCAAACGCCAAAAAATGATTGTTATTTATATAATACTGATGCTGTTGGTATTGTTCGGATTGTTTATTTATTACACATACCTTTCTTTCAGCGGCGCTCAAATCGGTTTAAAAATCGGGGCGATTTTACCTCTTGTGGCAATTGTTATTGATTATCTGGCCATTCGGGCGATTGATAAAGACGAAGCGTTGATCCGTTCCATTGACAGAATCAGGTAA
- the kduI gene encoding 5-dehydro-4-deoxy-D-glucuronate isomerase — protein sequence MSIIFEERFAAHPKDVKKYDTAQLRENFLIEKVMEADQIRLVYSHYDRYISGGAVPATAPLELTAIDPMKAAYFCERRELGIINVGAKGSVIVDGVKYSVDFKEALYIGKGAKQITFKSESASEPARFYLNSTPAHKELPNRHITLKDANVLQMGSQLTSNERQINQLLISKVVETCQLQMGMTELRPGSVWNTMPAHTHSRRMEVYFYFNVPEGQAVCHFMGQPQETRHIWMQNEQAVISPNWSIHSAAGTSNYIFIWGMAGENMDYTDMDVVQPNQLR from the coding sequence ATGTCAATCATTTTTGAAGAACGTTTTGCTGCTCATCCTAAGGATGTGAAAAAGTATGATACTGCACAGTTGCGCGAGAATTTTCTGATCGAAAAAGTAATGGAAGCCGACCAAATCCGTTTGGTTTATTCGCATTACGACCGTTATATTTCTGGTGGCGCAGTTCCCGCAACCGCACCATTAGAACTGACTGCAATTGATCCGATGAAAGCCGCTTATTTCTGTGAACGGCGCGAATTGGGTATTATTAATGTTGGAGCTAAAGGTTCTGTAATTGTTGATGGAGTGAAATATTCGGTCGATTTCAAGGAAGCATTATACATTGGGAAAGGAGCCAAACAGATCACTTTCAAATCTGAAAGTGCAAGCGAACCAGCCCGTTTTTACCTGAATTCAACTCCGGCACATAAAGAATTACCCAACCGCCACATTACCTTGAAAGATGCCAATGTGTTGCAAATGGGTTCTCAGCTCACATCTAACGAGCGTCAGATTAATCAGTTGTTGATTAGTAAAGTGGTTGAAACTTGTCAGCTTCAAATGGGAATGACTGAACTTCGCCCCGGAAGTGTTTGGAATACCATGCCTGCACATACGCACAGCCGACGTATGGAAGTGTATTTCTATTTTAATGTTCCCGAAGGTCAGGCAGTATGTCATTTTATGGGACAACCTCAGGAAACCCGTCACATTTGGATGCAGAATGAACAAGCTGTTATCTCTCCAAACTGGTCGATTCATTCGGCTGCCGGTACGAGCAACTATATATTTATTTGGGGAATGGCTGGCGAAAATATGGATTACACCGATATGGATGTGGTTCAGCCCAACCAATTAAGATAA
- a CDS encoding DUF2264 domain-containing protein produces MNRRNAFKFLSILGLAPLAARVQASTPVVAPEVVDRKYWLKVLVKIADPLLESLSKGELRKNMPVECKQGMDADRRKVTYLEAFGRLMAGMSPWLELGADNSEEGQLRKKYIALAQKSMKMAVDPQSPDFMNFTDGGQPLVDAAFLAHAILRAPNVLWKQLDQTTQQQIVSALKSSRVITPGYSNWLLFSAMVEAFLLFASEQHDELRMDLAIRKHMEWYKGDGMYGDGPDFHWDYYNSYVIQPMLLDILGELMKHSTKYEKTADTVIKRAQRYACIQERLISPEGTFPAIGRSLPYRFGAFQLLAQMALQHRLSDELNPAQVRSALSAVIQRMIEAPGVFDSNGWLRIGFFGHQPNIAESYISTGSLYLCSVGLLPLGLPPSDPFWADAPMDWTSRKIWSGLDFKADHAIND; encoded by the coding sequence ATGAACAGGCGAAACGCATTCAAATTTTTATCCATTCTGGGTCTGGCTCCATTGGCTGCCCGGGTTCAGGCATCAACTCCTGTTGTTGCTCCTGAAGTTGTCGATCGTAAATATTGGTTGAAGGTACTTGTCAAAATTGCCGATCCTCTTTTGGAGTCGCTGAGTAAGGGTGAACTTCGAAAAAATATGCCCGTTGAATGCAAACAGGGCATGGATGCTGATCGCCGAAAAGTGACTTATCTGGAAGCATTTGGAAGGTTAATGGCAGGAATGTCTCCCTGGTTGGAATTGGGAGCCGACAACAGCGAAGAGGGACAGCTCCGGAAAAAATATATTGCCCTTGCCCAGAAAAGCATGAAAATGGCGGTTGATCCGCAGTCGCCTGATTTCATGAATTTCACCGATGGTGGACAACCGTTGGTTGATGCAGCATTTCTGGCTCATGCCATTTTACGGGCACCAAATGTTTTGTGGAAACAATTGGATCAAACCACTCAGCAACAAATCGTTTCAGCGCTGAAAAGTAGCCGGGTGATTACTCCCGGATATAGTAATTGGTTGCTTTTCAGCGCCATGGTTGAAGCTTTTTTGCTTTTTGCGAGCGAGCAACACGATGAATTGAGAATGGATTTGGCCATCCGTAAACATATGGAATGGTACAAAGGCGATGGTATGTATGGCGATGGTCCTGATTTTCATTGGGACTATTACAATAGTTATGTCATTCAACCTATGTTGCTCGATATTTTGGGCGAATTGATGAAGCACAGCACAAAGTACGAAAAGACTGCAGATACTGTGATTAAGCGTGCACAACGCTACGCCTGTATTCAAGAACGTTTAATTTCTCCGGAAGGAACTTTTCCTGCCATCGGACGTTCGTTGCCATACCGATTCGGTGCATTTCAACTGTTGGCGCAAATGGCTTTGCAACATCGTTTGTCTGACGAGTTAAATCCGGCACAGGTTCGATCGGCTTTATCGGCGGTTATTCAGCGAATGATAGAAGCTCCTGGTGTATTCGATTCAAACGGTTGGTTGCGCATTGGTTTCTTTGGTCATCAACCCAATATCGCCGAATCCTACATTTCAACCGGAAGTTTGTACCTCTGTTCGGTAGGATTATTGCCTCTGGGCTTGCCCCCTTCTGATCCTTTCTGGGCGGATGCTCCGATGGACTGGACTTCCAGAAAAATATGGAGTGGTCTGGATTTTAAAGCTGATCATGCAATTAATGATTAA